The Pseudomonas fluorescens genome includes a window with the following:
- a CDS encoding DNA polymerase III subunit delta', whose translation MAEAYPWQDGLWQQLAGRAQHAHAYLLHGPAGIGKRALAERLMASLLCQRPGVSNACGECKSCLLLKAGSHPDNYVLEPEEADKAIKVDQVRDLVSFVVQTSQMGGRKVVLIEPVESMNINAANALLKSLEEPSGDTVLLLVSHQPSRLLPTIKSRCVQQACPLPSEAMSLQWLAQALPDSSDEERVELLTLAAGSPLGAVSLQAQGVREQRALVVDGVKKLLKQQQSPTQLAEGWNAIPLLLLFDWFCDWSSLILRYQLTEDEAGLGLADMRKVIQYLAQKSSQDKILNIQDWILAQRQKVLGKANLNRVLLLEALLVQWASLPGRN comes from the coding sequence GTGGCTGAAGCCTATCCCTGGCAAGACGGCCTCTGGCAGCAACTGGCCGGTCGTGCCCAGCATGCCCACGCCTATCTGCTGCACGGCCCGGCCGGCATCGGCAAGCGGGCGCTGGCCGAGCGCCTGATGGCCAGCCTGCTGTGCCAGCGTCCTGGTGTCTCGAACGCCTGCGGCGAGTGCAAGTCCTGCCTGCTGCTTAAGGCGGGCAGCCATCCCGATAATTACGTGCTGGAACCGGAGGAGGCGGACAAGGCGATCAAGGTCGACCAGGTTCGGGATTTGGTCAGCTTCGTGGTCCAGACCTCTCAGATGGGCGGGCGCAAGGTGGTGCTGATCGAGCCGGTCGAGTCGATGAACATCAACGCCGCCAACGCCTTGCTTAAAAGTCTCGAAGAGCCTTCCGGCGACACCGTGCTGTTGCTGGTCAGCCACCAGCCGAGTCGCTTGCTGCCGACCATCAAGAGTCGCTGCGTGCAACAGGCCTGCCCGCTGCCGAGCGAGGCGATGAGCTTGCAGTGGCTGGCCCAGGCCTTGCCCGACAGCAGCGACGAAGAGCGTGTCGAGTTGCTGACCCTGGCGGCCGGTTCGCCCCTGGGGGCTGTCAGCCTTCAGGCCCAGGGCGTGCGGGAGCAGCGGGCCTTGGTGGTGGATGGGGTGAAGAAACTGCTCAAGCAGCAGCAATCCCCCACGCAACTGGCCGAGGGTTGGAACGCGATCCCGTTGCTCTTGCTGTTTGACTGGTTCTGCGACTGGTCGAGCCTGATCCTGCGCTACCAATTGACCGAGGACGAGGCTGGCCTGGGGTTGGCGGACATGCGCAAGGTGATCCAGTACCTGGCGCAAAAAAGCAGCCAGGATAAAATCTTGAACATTCAGGACTGGATTCTTGCCCAACGTCAGAAGGTGCTGGGCAAAGCGAACCTCAATCGGGTGCTGTTGCTCGAGGCGCTGTTGGTGCAGTGGGCGAGTTTGCCGGGTCGAAACTGA
- a CDS encoding PilZ domain-containing protein: protein MNEPVSPGPRNGILSLTIKDKSVLYAAYMPFIKNGGLFIPTNKNYRLGDEVFMLLSLMDESEKIPVAGKVIWITPKGAQGNRAAGVGVQFSDGDNSARNQIETHLAGSLKSDRPTHTM from the coding sequence ATGAACGAACCTGTCAGTCCCGGGCCACGCAACGGCATCCTGTCCCTGACTATCAAGGACAAGTCGGTGCTTTACGCCGCCTACATGCCTTTCATCAAGAACGGTGGCCTGTTCATTCCCACCAACAAGAATTATCGCTTGGGTGATGAAGTGTTCATGCTCTTGAGCCTGATGGATGAGTCTGAAAAGATCCCGGTCGCCGGCAAGGTGATCTGGATTACCCCCAAAGGCGCCCAGGGCAACAGGGCCGCCGGCGTTGGTGTGCAATTCAGCGACGGCGACAATTCAGCCCGCAATCAGATCGAAACCCACTTGGCCGGCTCCCTGAAGTCCGACCGTCCCACTCATACGATGTAG
- a CDS encoding TatD family hydrolase, whose product MLVDSHCHLDRLDLAAHGGSLDAALDAARERGVGHFLCIGVSADNAADVKALAERYADVDCSVGVHPLDVQPDAAPALDWLLRELDHPRVVAIGETGLDYHYEPEAADVQQASFRLHLEAARQTGKPVIIHTRGARADTLALLRDAALPQAGVLHCFTEDWDMAKAALDMGYYISLSGIVTFRNADALRDVASKVPADRLLVETDSPYLAPIPYRGKPNLPQYVREVAEFLAMLRGESYERFAEQTTENFKQLFPLAHVRVAQA is encoded by the coding sequence ATGCTTGTAGATTCCCATTGTCACCTTGACCGTCTCGACCTCGCTGCCCATGGCGGCTCCCTGGATGCTGCGCTGGACGCGGCCCGTGAGCGGGGTGTCGGTCATTTCCTGTGCATCGGCGTCAGCGCCGACAACGCCGCCGACGTCAAGGCTCTGGCCGAACGTTATGCCGATGTCGATTGCTCGGTCGGTGTTCACCCGCTGGATGTCCAGCCCGACGCCGCGCCGGCGCTCGATTGGTTGTTGCGTGAGCTGGACCATCCACGGGTAGTCGCCATCGGCGAAACCGGCCTGGACTATCACTACGAACCGGAAGCCGCCGACGTGCAGCAGGCGTCGTTTCGGCTGCACCTGGAGGCCGCCCGGCAGACCGGCAAGCCGGTGATCATCCACACCCGCGGCGCCCGGGCCGACACCCTGGCCTTGCTGCGTGACGCCGCGCTGCCCCAGGCCGGGGTGCTGCATTGCTTCACCGAAGATTGGGACATGGCCAAGGCCGCCCTGGACATGGGCTATTACATTTCCTTGTCCGGGATTGTCACGTTCCGCAATGCCGATGCATTGCGCGACGTTGCCAGCAAAGTGCCCGCTGATCGGCTGTTGGTGGAGACCGACTCGCCTTACCTGGCGCCCATTCCCTATCGTGGCAAGCCGAACCTTCCGCAATACGTACGGGAAGTGGCAGAGTTCCTGGCGATGCTGCGCGGTGAGTCCTACGAGCGGTTTGCCGAGCAGACGACGGAAAATTTTAAGCAGTTGTTTCCACTGGCTCACGTGCGTGTGGCGCAAGCCTGA
- a CDS encoding TetR/AcrR family transcriptional regulator → MHKEPRKVREFRRREQEILDTALKLFLDQGEDSVTVEMIADAVGIGKGTIYKHFKSKAEIYLRLMLDYERDLNELLHSADVDKDKEALSRAYFEFRMRDPQRYRLFDRLEEKVVKGNQVPEMVEELHKIRASNFERLTLLIKGRISEGKLEDVPPYFHYCAAWALVHGAVALYHSPFWSNVLEDQEGFFQFLMDIGVRMGNKRKRDTDVPSN, encoded by the coding sequence ATGCACAAAGAACCCCGTAAGGTCCGTGAGTTTCGCCGCCGCGAGCAGGAAATTCTCGACACCGCGCTCAAGTTGTTCCTCGACCAGGGTGAAGACAGTGTCACCGTCGAGATGATTGCGGATGCCGTGGGTATCGGCAAAGGCACGATTTATAAACATTTCAAATCCAAGGCGGAGATCTACCTGCGCCTGATGCTCGACTACGAGCGCGATTTGAACGAGCTGCTGCATTCGGCCGATGTGGACAAGGACAAGGAGGCCCTGTCCCGGGCCTACTTCGAGTTCCGCATGCGCGACCCGCAGCGCTACCGCTTGTTCGATCGCCTGGAAGAGAAAGTGGTCAAGGGCAACCAGGTGCCGGAGATGGTCGAGGAGCTGCACAAGATCCGCGCCTCGAACTTCGAACGCCTGACGCTGCTGATCAAGGGCCGGATCAGCGAAGGCAAGCTCGAAGACGTGCCGCCTTATTTCCATTACTGCGCTGCCTGGGCGCTGGTGCATGGCGCGGTGGCGCTGTATCACTCACCGTTCTGGAGCAACGTGCTGGAAGACCAGGAAGGTTTCTTCCAGTTCCTGATGGACATTGGTGTGCGCATGGGCAACAAGCGCAAGCGCGATACCGACGTCCCGAGCAACTGA
- a CDS encoding GTP 3',8-cyclase MoaA, translating to MIVDRQGRRFRNLRISLTSACNYACTYCVPDGKRLVAAQDELSAEAMARGVAYLIEAAGIERLRITGGEPLVSPKLERFMMAVGQMGLEDISLTTNGQLLAKKLPLLVDAGIRRINVSLDTLDPAAFRSIARGGDLATVLDGMDQARAAGMKIKVNMVPLRGQNLDQVMPLLEYCLERGYELRFIELMRMGHLASDSNAFLQQFVSLQQLLSLIGDQYEYLQADAPVDATAVRYEIPGLGHFGVIANESVPFCRTCSRLRLSSTGWLHGCLSSSNRHFVGDLLDKPRHQALPALQRLLVKALGDKQEVAFSGGATIMKIIGG from the coding sequence ATGATCGTTGACCGTCAAGGCAGGCGTTTCCGTAATCTGCGGATAAGCCTGACTTCAGCCTGCAATTACGCCTGTACCTATTGCGTGCCTGACGGCAAGCGGTTGGTGGCTGCGCAGGATGAACTGTCGGCCGAGGCCATGGCGCGTGGCGTGGCCTATTTGATCGAGGCCGCTGGCATCGAGCGGCTGCGCATCACCGGCGGCGAACCGTTGGTCAGCCCCAAGCTCGAGCGTTTCATGATGGCGGTGGGGCAGATGGGCCTGGAGGACATCAGCCTGACCACCAATGGCCAGTTGCTGGCGAAAAAACTGCCCTTGCTGGTAGACGCCGGTATCCGTCGCATCAACGTTTCCCTCGACACCCTGGACCCCGCCGCGTTTCGCAGTATCGCCCGGGGCGGCGACCTGGCGACCGTGCTCGATGGCATGGACCAGGCCCGAGCCGCCGGGATGAAGATCAAGGTCAACATGGTGCCATTGCGCGGGCAGAACCTGGACCAGGTGATGCCTTTGCTCGAATACTGTCTGGAACGTGGCTATGAGTTGCGTTTCATCGAGTTGATGCGCATGGGGCACCTGGCCAGCGACTCCAATGCTTTCCTGCAACAGTTCGTCAGCCTCCAGCAACTGCTCAGCCTGATCGGCGATCAGTACGAGTACCTGCAAGCCGATGCGCCGGTGGATGCTACCGCGGTGCGCTATGAGATACCGGGGCTGGGGCACTTTGGCGTGATCGCCAACGAAAGCGTGCCTTTCTGCCGTACCTGCTCACGGTTGCGGTTGTCTTCCACTGGTTGGCTGCATGGCTGCCTGTCGTCGAGTAACCGTCATTTCGTCGGCGACCTGCTGGACAAGCCCCGCCACCAGGCATTGCCGGCGCTTCAGCGCTTGTTGGTCAAAGCGTTGGGGGACAAGCAGGAAGTGGCATTCTCCGGCGGCGCGACCATCATGAAAATCATCGGCGGCTGA
- a CDS encoding DUF4823 domain-containing protein, which yields MRSLVLLLAILALGGCMNVSDMGEGVRYHMSDAGLLDHSDSRRVNNLRIQPDSFIYIAQGAFAPPGSAYPRPNVVAEEAFNGFIEYFPMVRRARVPEGLDQAMGEARSAGAHYLLYTRFAKADNRIGNTDEWQDEEALDRLGVDTSVIQIMLIETSTQYLIDTARIKSRGGLLTLHDKQPQDLIATPLREYARSLLGMSDE from the coding sequence ATGCGTAGCCTGGTTTTGCTGCTGGCCATTTTGGCGCTTGGTGGCTGCATGAATGTCAGTGACATGGGAGAGGGCGTTCGTTACCACATGAGCGACGCCGGTCTGCTGGACCATAGCGACAGCCGTCGTGTGAACAACCTGCGTATTCAGCCCGACTCGTTCATCTACATCGCCCAGGGCGCCTTCGCTCCGCCAGGCAGTGCTTATCCGCGTCCCAACGTCGTGGCCGAGGAAGCCTTCAATGGTTTCATCGAATATTTCCCCATGGTCCGTCGCGCCCGCGTTCCCGAAGGCCTCGACCAGGCCATGGGCGAGGCCCGTTCCGCTGGCGCCCATTATTTGCTGTACACCCGCTTCGCCAAGGCTGACAACCGCATCGGCAACACGGATGAATGGCAGGATGAAGAAGCCTTGGATCGCTTGGGTGTCGATACCAGCGTGATTCAAATCATGTTGATCGAGACCAGCACCCAGTATTTGATTGATACTGCACGGATCAAGAGTCGTGGCGGTTTACTGACGTTGCACGACAAGCAGCCACAAGACCTCATCGCCACGCCTTTGCGTGAATATGCCCGCAGCCTGCTGGGGATGAGCGACGAATAA
- a CDS encoding DUF1285 domain-containing protein: protein MSGPQKANDLLGQIPKTKGLPPVHLWNPDFCGDIDMRIARDGTWYYLGTPIGRKPMVKLFSTIIRRDGDDYFLITPVEKVGIKVDDAPFVAVTLEVEGQGEGQLLRFTTNVEETTEAGGEHPLRVVIDPQTQEPAPYVHVRSNLEALIHRNVFYQLVELAVSREIDGQRWLGVWSGGEFFPIGLEP from the coding sequence ATGAGCGGACCGCAAAAAGCCAATGACTTGCTGGGGCAGATCCCCAAGACCAAAGGCCTGCCGCCGGTTCACTTGTGGAACCCCGACTTCTGCGGCGATATCGACATGCGCATCGCCCGGGACGGCACCTGGTATTACCTGGGTACGCCCATCGGGCGAAAGCCGATGGTCAAGCTGTTCTCCACCATCATCCGCCGCGACGGCGATGATTACTTCCTGATCACTCCTGTGGAAAAAGTCGGCATCAAGGTCGATGACGCGCCGTTCGTGGCCGTGACCCTTGAGGTCGAAGGGCAGGGGGAAGGGCAGTTGTTGCGCTTCACCACCAATGTCGAGGAAACCACTGAGGCCGGCGGCGAGCATCCACTGCGGGTGGTGATCGATCCCCAGACCCAGGAACCCGCGCCCTACGTGCATGTGCGCAGCAATCTCGAAGCACTGATCCATCGCAATGTGTTCTACCAACTGGTGGAGCTGGCGGTCAGTCGCGAGATCGATGGGCAGCGCTGGTTGGGTGTGTGGAGCGGTGGCGAGTTCTTCCCCATAGGCCTGGAACCCTGA
- a CDS encoding FadR/GntR family transcriptional regulator, producing the protein MSSSFHASTVDWLGGWIAAGQVKPGQTIKVEADLGEQLGVSRTVIREAIKTLVAKGMLEVGPKVGTRVLPVRRWNLFDPQVVGWLSRSGLPENFVDDLLDLRRTIEPMAVRWACERATADQVQAIRLAYHALERAVDSGADYNRADQFFHECILAASHNQFIEQMVPALGALLAVSFEVSAADPDELRRTLPIHKDIADAIAARDAARGVWACMTLIDNADLAIKRFYPNVMAGRTDAAGQIGNGRFQ; encoded by the coding sequence ATGTCCAGCAGTTTTCATGCATCGACCGTCGATTGGCTGGGGGGCTGGATAGCCGCCGGCCAGGTCAAGCCTGGGCAAACCATCAAGGTCGAGGCGGACTTGGGCGAACAACTGGGCGTCAGTCGCACGGTGATTCGCGAGGCGATCAAGACCCTGGTGGCCAAAGGCATGCTGGAGGTCGGGCCGAAAGTCGGCACGCGGGTGTTGCCGGTGCGACGCTGGAACCTGTTCGACCCCCAAGTGGTTGGCTGGCTGTCACGCAGTGGCTTGCCGGAAAATTTCGTTGATGACTTGCTGGACCTGCGCCGCACCATCGAGCCGATGGCGGTGCGTTGGGCCTGTGAACGGGCCACGGCCGACCAGGTGCAGGCGATCCGCCTGGCCTACCATGCGCTGGAGCGGGCCGTGGACAGCGGCGCGGATTACAACCGCGCCGACCAGTTTTTCCACGAATGCATCCTCGCCGCCAGCCATAATCAATTCATCGAACAGATGGTCCCGGCCCTGGGCGCGCTGCTGGCGGTATCGTTCGAGGTATCGGCTGCCGACCCGGATGAACTGCGCCGCACCTTACCCATCCACAAGGACATCGCCGACGCCATCGCGGCCCGTGACGCGGCGCGGGGTGTGTGGGCGTGCATGACCCTGATCGATAACGCAGACCTGGCCATCAAGCGCTTTTACCCTAATGTCATGGCCGGTCGGACAGACGCTGCCGGGCAGATAGGGAACGGGAGGTTTCAATGA
- a CDS encoding SMP-30/gluconolactonase/LRE family protein produces the protein MTWTAVTEHRAILGEGPFWDEPTQALYWVDIAGKQALRLIGANVQIWQMPEHVSAFIPTQSGDALVTLSSGVYRLDLDSPGLEPRLTLLCMADPQLGNRANEARCDALGQLWLGTMQNNIGENAEDLPIERRSGGLFRVSGDGRVMPLLRGLGIPNTLLWSPDGTTVYFGESLDGTLYRHFIHPDGSLAPAEVWFGPHPRGGPDGSAMDARGYIWNARWDGSCLLRLNPQGQVDRVIELPVSRPTSCVFGGDDLKTLYITSAASPLGHPLDGAVLSMRVDIPGVACTRFAG, from the coding sequence ATGACGTGGACGGCTGTTACGGAACATCGGGCGATCTTGGGCGAGGGGCCGTTCTGGGATGAGCCGACCCAGGCGTTGTACTGGGTCGATATCGCCGGCAAGCAGGCGCTGCGGTTGATCGGCGCCAATGTGCAGATCTGGCAGATGCCCGAGCATGTGTCCGCCTTTATCCCGACGCAGAGTGGCGATGCACTGGTGACGCTGAGCAGTGGTGTCTACCGGCTGGACCTCGATTCGCCGGGCCTGGAACCGCGCCTGACCCTGCTGTGCATGGCCGACCCGCAACTGGGCAATCGTGCCAACGAAGCCCGTTGCGATGCCTTGGGCCAGCTCTGGCTCGGCACCATGCAGAACAACATCGGTGAAAACGCAGAGGACCTACCCATCGAGCGGCGCTCCGGCGGCCTCTTTCGTGTCAGTGGCGATGGCCGGGTCATGCCGTTGTTACGCGGGCTGGGTATCCCGAACACCTTGTTGTGGAGTCCAGATGGCACCACGGTGTATTTCGGCGAGAGCCTCGACGGCACTTTGTATCGGCACTTTATCCATCCCGATGGCAGCCTGGCTCCCGCCGAGGTCTGGTTCGGTCCACACCCGCGCGGCGGGCCGGACGGTTCGGCGATGGATGCCCGGGGTTATATCTGGAACGCGCGCTGGGACGGCAGTTGCCTGCTGCGATTGAATCCGCAAGGCCAGGTCGACCGGGTGATCGAACTGCCCGTCAGCCGGCCGACCAGCTGTGTGTTTGGAGGCGACGACCTCAAGACCTTGTACATCACCAGTGCGGCGAGCCCGTTGGGTCATCCGCTGGACGGTGCGGTGCTGTCCATGCGGGTCGATATACCGGGCGTGGCTTGTACTCGGTTTGCGGGATGA
- a CDS encoding SDR family oxidoreductase has protein sequence MAEPLSLPPVPEPPKGERLKNKVVLLTGAAQGIGEAIVAAFASQQARLVISDIQAEKVETVAAHWRERGADVHALKADVSNQQDLHAMARHAVERHGRIDVLVNCAGVNVFRDPLEMTEEDWRRCFAIDLDGAWYGCKAVLPQMIEQGVGSIINIASTHSSHIIPGCFPYPVAKHGLLGLTRALGIEYAPKGVRVNAIAPGYIETQLNVDYWNGFADPYAERQRALDLHPPRRIGQPIEVAMTAVFLASDEAPFINASCITIDGGRSVMYHD, from the coding sequence ATGGCTGAGCCGCTTTCATTGCCGCCAGTGCCCGAGCCCCCGAAGGGCGAGCGCCTGAAAAACAAAGTGGTGCTGCTGACCGGCGCGGCCCAGGGCATTGGCGAGGCGATCGTCGCCGCGTTCGCTTCGCAACAGGCACGGCTGGTGATCAGCGATATTCAGGCCGAGAAGGTCGAGACGGTTGCCGCTCATTGGCGTGAACGCGGGGCGGACGTGCATGCGCTGAAAGCCGATGTGTCGAACCAGCAGGACCTGCACGCCATGGCCCGGCATGCCGTCGAGCGGCACGGTCGCATCGATGTGCTGGTGAATTGCGCCGGTGTCAATGTGTTCCGTGACCCGCTGGAAATGACCGAAGAAGATTGGCGTCGCTGCTTCGCCATCGACCTGGATGGTGCCTGGTACGGCTGCAAGGCGGTGTTGCCGCAGATGATCGAGCAGGGCGTGGGCAGCATCATCAACATTGCTTCGACCCATTCGTCCCACATCATTCCCGGTTGTTTCCCTTACCCGGTGGCCAAGCATGGCCTGCTCGGCCTGACCCGCGCCCTGGGCATCGAATACGCGCCCAAAGGGGTACGCGTCAATGCCATCGCACCGGGTTATATCGAGACCCAACTGAACGTCGACTACTGGAACGGCTTTGCCGATCCTTATGCCGAACGCCAGCGCGCGCTGGATCTGCACCCGCCACGGCGCATCGGGCAACCGATCGAAGTGGCAATGACGGCCGTGTTCCTGGCCAGCGATGAAGCACCGTTTATCAATGCCTCATGCATCACCATCGATGGGGGACGTTCGGTCATGTACCACGACTGA
- a CDS encoding substrate-binding domain-containing protein: MKHRRGIRSLCRAALAVTAVSLSSHLLAADAVKIGFLVKQAEEPWFQTEWAFAEKAAKDKGFQLIKIAVPDGEKTLSAIDSLAANGAKGFVICPPDVSLGPAIVAKAKLNDMKVIAVDDRFVGSDGKFMEDVPYLGMAAFEVGQKQGGAMAAEAKKRGWDWKDTYAVINTYNELDTGKKRTDGSVDALKKAGMPADHILYSALKTLDVPGSMDSTNSALVKLPSAAKNLIIGGMNDNTVLGGVRATEAAGFKAANVIGIGINGTDAIGELKKPDSGFFGSMLPSPHIEGYKTAEMMYEWITTGKEPPKYTAMDEVTLITRENFKQELEKIGLWN; the protein is encoded by the coding sequence ATGAAACATCGTCGTGGGATCCGTTCCCTGTGTCGCGCCGCCCTGGCGGTTACCGCGGTCAGCCTCAGCAGCCACTTGCTGGCGGCCGATGCGGTAAAAATTGGTTTCCTGGTCAAGCAGGCCGAGGAGCCTTGGTTCCAGACCGAATGGGCGTTTGCCGAGAAGGCGGCCAAGGATAAAGGCTTCCAGTTGATCAAGATCGCCGTGCCCGACGGCGAGAAAACCCTCTCGGCCATCGACAGCCTGGCCGCCAACGGTGCCAAGGGCTTCGTGATCTGCCCGCCGGACGTTTCCCTCGGCCCGGCCATCGTGGCCAAGGCCAAGCTCAATGACATGAAAGTGATCGCCGTCGACGACCGCTTCGTCGGTTCCGATGGCAAGTTCATGGAAGACGTACCGTACCTGGGCATGGCGGCGTTCGAAGTCGGCCAGAAGCAGGGCGGCGCCATGGCGGCTGAGGCGAAAAAACGTGGCTGGGATTGGAAAGACACCTATGCCGTCATCAACACCTATAACGAACTGGACACCGGCAAGAAGCGCACCGACGGTTCGGTCGATGCCCTGAAAAAGGCCGGGATGCCGGCAGACCACATCCTTTATTCAGCGCTCAAGACCCTCGACGTGCCCGGGAGCATGGACTCCACCAACTCGGCCCTGGTGAAGCTGCCAAGCGCCGCCAAGAACCTGATCATCGGTGGCATGAATGACAACACTGTGCTGGGCGGCGTGCGCGCCACCGAAGCCGCGGGGTTCAAGGCGGCCAATGTGATCGGCATCGGCATCAACGGCACCGACGCCATCGGTGAGTTGAAGAAGCCTGACAGCGGCTTCTTCGGCTCGATGCTGCCAAGCCCTCACATCGAAGGCTACAAGACCGCCGAAATGATGTACGAGTGGATCACCACCGGCAAGGAACCGCCGAAGTACACCGCCATGGACGAGGTGACGCTGATCACCCGGGAGAACTTCAAGCAAGAGCTGGAAAAAATCGGCCTGTGGAACTGA
- the araG gene encoding L-arabinose ABC transporter ATP-binding protein AraG — protein sequence MQAQTATRQHNIGGSLRFNGIGKSFPGVQALANISFVAHPGQVHALMGENGAGKSTLLKILGGAYIPSSGDLQIGEQTMAFKGTADSIASGVAVIHQELHLVPEMTVAENLFLGHLPARFGLVNRGVLRQQALTLLKGLADEIDPQEKVGRLSLGQRQLVEIAKALSRGAHVIAFDEPTSSLSAREIDRLMAIIGRLRDEGKVVLYVSHRMEEVFRICNAVTVFKDGRYVRTFENMSELTHDQLVTCMVGRDIQDIYDYRPRERGDVALQVKGLLGPGLHEPVSFQVHKGEILGLFGLVGAGRTELLRLLSGLERQREGSLVLHDKELKLRSPRDAIAAGVLLCPEDRKKEGIIPLGSVGENINISARPSHSTLGCLLRGDWERGNADKQIKSLKVKTPTAGQKIMYLSGGNQQKAILGRWLSMPMKVLLLDEPTRGIDIGAKAEIYQIIHNLAADGIAVIVVSSDLMEVMGISDRILVLCEGAMRGELSRDQANESNLLQLALPRQRVADAAN from the coding sequence ATGCAAGCGCAAACAGCGACACGGCAACACAACATCGGCGGCAGCTTGCGATTCAACGGGATCGGCAAGTCCTTTCCCGGCGTGCAGGCGCTGGCCAACATCAGTTTCGTCGCCCATCCGGGGCAGGTCCATGCCTTGATGGGCGAAAACGGCGCTGGCAAGTCCACGTTGCTGAAGATCCTCGGTGGTGCCTACATCCCGAGCAGCGGCGACTTGCAGATCGGCGAGCAGACGATGGCCTTCAAAGGCACCGCCGACAGCATCGCCAGCGGGGTGGCGGTGATTCACCAGGAACTGCACCTGGTGCCGGAAATGACCGTCGCTGAAAATTTGTTTCTCGGCCATTTGCCGGCGCGTTTCGGCCTGGTCAATCGTGGCGTGCTGCGCCAACAGGCGCTGACGCTGCTCAAAGGCCTGGCCGACGAAATCGACCCCCAGGAAAAAGTCGGTCGCCTGTCCCTCGGCCAGCGCCAATTAGTGGAAATTGCCAAGGCCTTGTCTCGCGGTGCTCACGTCATTGCTTTCGACGAGCCCACCAGTAGCCTGTCGGCCCGGGAAATCGACCGTTTGATGGCGATCATCGGCCGGCTGCGAGACGAGGGCAAAGTGGTGCTCTACGTCAGCCATCGCATGGAAGAGGTGTTCCGCATCTGCAATGCGGTGACGGTGTTCAAGGACGGTCGTTACGTGCGGACCTTCGAGAACATGAGCGAGTTGACCCATGATCAACTCGTCACGTGCATGGTCGGTCGCGATATCCAGGACATCTATGACTACCGTCCTCGGGAGCGCGGCGATGTGGCGCTGCAAGTGAAGGGCTTGTTGGGGCCGGGCTTGCATGAACCGGTGAGTTTCCAGGTGCACAAGGGTGAGATCCTCGGTTTGTTCGGGCTGGTCGGCGCCGGTCGTACCGAGCTGCTGCGCTTGCTCAGTGGCTTGGAGCGTCAGCGCGAAGGAAGTCTCGTCCTGCACGACAAGGAACTGAAACTGCGTTCACCTCGGGATGCCATCGCCGCGGGCGTGCTGCTCTGCCCGGAGGATCGCAAGAAAGAAGGCATCATCCCGTTGGGCAGTGTGGGCGAGAACATCAACATCAGTGCGCGCCCGTCTCATTCCACGCTCGGCTGCCTCTTGCGTGGCGACTGGGAGCGGGGCAATGCCGACAAACAGATCAAGTCGCTGAAAGTGAAGACCCCCACGGCGGGACAGAAAATCATGTACCTGTCCGGCGGCAATCAGCAGAAAGCGATTCTTGGTCGCTGGCTGTCGATGCCGATGAAAGTCCTGCTGCTGGACGAGCCTACTCGCGGCATCGACATCGGGGCCAAGGCGGAGATCTACCAGATTATCCACAACCTGGCGGCCGATGGCATCGCGGTGATTGTGGTGTCCAGCGACCTGATGGAAGTGATGGGCATTTCCGACCGAATCCTGGTGCTTTGCGAAGGCGCCATGCGCGGCGAGCTGTCGCGTGACCAGGCCAACGAATCCAACCTGTTGCAACTGGCGCTGCCGCGCCAACGCGTTGCCGACGCGGCGAACTGA